The Synechococcus sp. M16.1 genome includes the window CGCGGTGTTGGAGATCGAATCGCGCATGGAGGTCAGTCCTCCCTTCACCATCAGATCCACAATCAGCTTCACCTCGTGCAGGCACTCGAAGTAAGCCAATTCGGGCTGGTAGCCAGCTTCCACCAGGGTCTCGAAACCAGCCTTCACGAGTTCAGACAGACCGCCACACAGCACAGCCTGCTCACCGAACAGGTCGGTTTCGGTCTCTTCCTTGAAGTTGGTCTCCAGGATGCCGGCACGGGTGCCACCGATTCCCTTGGCATAGGCCATTGCCATGCCGCGGGCGTTGCCGGAGGCGTCCTGTTCGATGGCGAACAAAGCGGGCACACCCTGGCCGTTCTGGTACTCCCAACGCACGGTGTGGCCAGGGCCTTTCGGGGCGATCATCACCACATCCACATCGGCGGGGGGCTTGATCAGCTCGAAACGGATGTTGAAGCCGTGGGCGAAGCTGAGCACCTTGCCTGAGCTCAGGTGGGGTGCGATTTCCTTCTCGTAAACGTCCTTCTGGAATTCGTCGGGGAGCAAGACCATGATCCAGTCGGCCTTGGCTGAGGCATCGGCCACGCTCAGCACTTCAAGGCCGTCCGCCTTGGCTTTCTCGGCGGAGCGGCTGCCGTCGTAGAGGCCCACCACCACGTTCACGCCTGAATCCTTCAGGTTCAGAGCGTGGGCATGACCCTGGGAGCCATAACCAATGATGGCCACGGTCTTGCCGTTCAGCAGACCGAGATCGGCGTCGGAGTCGTAAAAGAGCTGGGCCATCCGGGGCGGGCTTGCGGAACACTGCAGTGGACGAGCTTACGCAGCGGCCTGCCCCGTTCGGTTCAGGCCTCGTTCGGATGGGAGATGACGCGGTCGATCAGGCCGTATTCCTTGGCTTCTTCGGCGCTGAGGAAGTAGTCCCGGTCGGTGTCCTTCTCGATCTTCTCGAAGCTCTGGCCACTCATGTCGGCCAGGGAGCGGTTGAGCATCTCCTTCATCCGCAGGATCTCCCGTGCTTCGATCTCGATGTCACTGGCCTGGCGACGGCTGGTGCCTCCGAGGGGCTGGTGAATCATGATCCGGCTGTGGGGCAGGGCGACCCGCTTGCCTTTGGTGCCAGCCGCGAGAAGGAAGGCACCCATGGATGCAGCAAGGCCAACGCAGATGGTCACCACCTCGCTCTTGACATATTGGATGGTGTCGTAAATCGCCAGTCCAGCCGTGACGGAGCCGCCGGGGGAGTTGATGTAGAGGTAGATCGGCTTGCTGCTGTCTTCCGAGTCCAGATAGAGCATCTGGGCCACCAGGCTGTTGGCGATGCCGTCATTGACCTCAGAGCCAAGGAAGAGGATCCTCTCCACCCCGAGACGGGTGTAGATGTCGACCCAGCGCTCCATCTGGCTGCCGGGCAGGCGGTAGGGAACGCTGGGGGTACCGATCGGCATGGTTCAGAACGTTGATGAAGGAAGGGCAGGAGGGTTGGGTCTGATGCCGTCGGTCAGACGGGGGGATTGCCAGGCAGGTCCTTGCGGCTGCTGAGCACGCGGTCGATCAGTCCGTACTCAACGGCTTGTTGAGGAGTGAGGTAGCTCATCCGGTCGGAGTCCTTGCTCAGCTCCTCTACAGAACGACCTGTGTTGGTGGAGAGGATCTCGAGCATTGCCTGCTTGTTGTGCAGCACTTCTTTGGCCCGGATCTGGATGTCCGTCGCCTGGCCGCGGGCGCCGCTGCGGGGCTGGTGCAGAACGATGGAGGAGTGAGGCAACGCGGCCCGTTGACCTTTGGTCCCTGCCGAAAGAATCACTGCCGCCGTGCCCATGGCCTGGCCGATGCAGATGGTGTGCACCGGAGGCTTCACATAGCGGAGGGTGTCGCAGATGGCGAAGGCTTCGGTCTCGAATCCGATCGCATCACCCGAGTACCAGCTGGTGCCAGTGGAGTTGATATAGAAGTAAATCGGCTTCTCTGGGTTGTCGAACTCCAGATAAAGCAGCTGAGCAATGATCAGCTC containing:
- the ilvC gene encoding ketol-acid reductoisomerase, translating into MAQLFYDSDADLGLLNGKTVAIIGYGSQGHAHALNLKDSGVNVVVGLYDGSRSAEKAKADGLEVLSVADASAKADWIMVLLPDEFQKDVYEKEIAPHLSSGKVLSFAHGFNIRFELIKPPADVDVVMIAPKGPGHTVRWEYQNGQGVPALFAIEQDASGNARGMAMAYAKGIGGTRAGILETNFKEETETDLFGEQAVLCGGLSELVKAGFETLVEAGYQPELAYFECLHEVKLIVDLMVKGGLTSMRDSISNTAEYGDYVSGPRLITADTKAEMKRVLADIQDGTFARNFVAECEAGKPEMKKVRDRDSQHPIEKVGKGLRSMFSWLKDA
- a CDS encoding ATP-dependent Clp protease proteolytic subunit → MPIGTPSVPYRLPGSQMERWVDIYTRLGVERILFLGSEVNDGIANSLVAQMLYLDSEDSSKPIYLYINSPGGSVTAGLAIYDTIQYVKSEVVTICVGLAASMGAFLLAAGTKGKRVALPHSRIMIHQPLGGTSRRQASDIEIEAREILRMKEMLNRSLADMSGQSFEKIEKDTDRDYFLSAEEAKEYGLIDRVISHPNEA
- a CDS encoding ATP-dependent Clp protease proteolytic subunit is translated as MTTSAPYYGDSAVMRTPPPDLPSLLLKERIVYLGLPLFSDDDAKRQMGIDVTELIIAQLLYLEFDNPEKPIYFYINSTGTSWYSGDAIGFETEAFAICDTLRYVKPPVHTICIGQAMGTAAVILSAGTKGQRAALPHSSIVLHQPRSGARGQATDIQIRAKEVLHNKQAMLEILSTNTGRSVEELSKDSDRMSYLTPQQAVEYGLIDRVLSSRKDLPGNPPV